Proteins encoded within one genomic window of Triticum aestivum cultivar Chinese Spring chromosome 2D, IWGSC CS RefSeq v2.1, whole genome shotgun sequence:
- the LOC123049438 gene encoding probable transcription repressor OFP9, with protein sequence MHFFSGRSKLRQKSGGGKNQADASTAAKAKHKDGRCRALCCGASRLSVSSSASCSSLDAPDTTRGRMSDIAHGMVEARLQSMGDAASVDGRSSATRRGTEPADQRRRWPCVCSCASGGGCYERGAPRPRERKPCVVLVAVDRRTYEPREEFRRSIAEVIAAKRMAEPAELRALLNCYVSVNAREHRAAILDAFHEVCTGLFACKG encoded by the coding sequence GCTGCGGCagaagagcggcggcggcaagAACCAGGCCGATGCCTCCACGGCGGCGAAGGCCAAGCACAAGGACGGCAGGTGCCGCGCTCTGTGCTGCGGCGCGTCGCGGCTCAGCGTGTCTTCGTCCGCGTCCTGCTCGTCCCTGGACGCGCCGGACACGACGCGCGGCCGCATGTCGGACATCGCCCACGGCATGGTCGAGGCGAGGCTGCAGTCCATGGGCGACGCCGCCTCCGTCGACGGCCGGTCGTCGGCGACGCGCCGCGGGACGGAGCCCGCCGACCAGCGCCGTCGCTGGCCGTGCGTCTGCTCCTGCGCCAGCGGCGGCGGCTGCTACGAGAGGGGCGCGCCCAGGCCCCGGGAGAGGAAGCCGTGCGTCGTGCTGGTGGCCGTGGACAGGAGGACCTACGAGCCCCGGGAGGAGTTCCGCCGGTCCATCGCCGAGGTGATCGCGGCGAAGCGGAtggccgagccggcggagctgcgGGCGCTGCTCAACTGCTACGTGTCCGTGAACGCGCGCGAGCACCGCGCCGCCATCCTCGACGCCTTCCACGAGGTGTGCACCGGCCTGTTCGCTTGCAAGGGTTGA
- the LOC123049436 gene encoding glutamate decarboxylase 2 — protein sequence MVLTHVQSDEAAASAAVFASRYVQEPVPSYELGEKSISKDAAYQIIHDELLLDGSPRLNLASFVTTWMEPECDRLILEGMNKNYADMDEYPVTTELQNRCVNIIARLFNAPVGAGETAVGVGTVGSSEAIMLAGLAFKRRWQNRRKAEGKPYDRPNIVTGANVQVCWEKFARYFEVELKEVKLSEGCYVMDPDKAVEMVDENTICVAAILGSTLTGEFEDVKRLNDLLAAKNKRTRWDTPIHVDAASGGFIAPFLYPELEWDFRLPLVKSINVSGHKYGLVYPGVGWVIWRNKEDLPDELIFHINYLGADQPTFTLNFSKGSSQIIAQYYQFLRLGFEGYKNVMENCMESARTLREGLLRTGRFDVISKEDGVPLVAFTFRGIRDGSLAFKLSANLRRFGWIVPAYTMPANLEHMTVLRVVVREDFGRPLAERFLSHVRMALSELDLAAKGPVPKMRLTIELGPARSAEEEASVRVVKRDAVSGHRSVSLVSGKTKGVC from the exons ATGGTTCTGACGCACGTTCAGAGCGACGAGGCGGCCGCGTCGGCCGCCGTGTTCGCGTCGAGGTACGTGCAGGAGCCGGTCCCGAGCTACGAGCTCGGGGAGAAGTCGATCTCCAAGGACGCGGCGTACCAGATCATCCACGACGAGCTGCTGCTGGACGGCAGCCCGCGGCTGAACCTGGCGTCCTTCGTCACCACCTGGATGGAGCCCGAGTGCGACCGGCTCATCCTCGAGGGCATGAACAAGAACTACGCCGACATGGACGAGTACCCCGTCACCACCGAGCTCCAG AACCGGTGCGTGAACATCATAGCGCGGCTGTTCAACGCGCCGGTGGGCGCCGGCGAGACAGCGGTCGGGGTCGGCACGGTCGGGTCCTCTGAGGCAATAATGCTCGCCGGTCTGGCGTTCAAGCGGCGCTGGCAGAACCGGCGGAAGGCGGAGGGGAAGCCATACGACAGGCCCAACATTGTCACGGGAGCAAATGTTCAG GTGTGCTGGGAGAAGTTCGCGCGCTACTTCGAGGTGGAGCTCAAGGAGGTGAAGCTGAGCGAAGGGTGCTACGTGATGGACCCCGACAAGGCCGTGGAGATGGTCGACGAGAACACCATCTGCGTCGCCGCCATCCTCGGCTCCACCCTCACCGGCGAGTTCGAGGACGTCAAGCGCCTCAACGACCTCCTCGCCGCCAAGAACAAGCGAACAAG GTGGGACACCCCGATCCACGTGGACGCGGCGAGCGGCGGGTTCATCGCGCCGTTCCTGTACCCGGAGCTGGAGTGGGACTTCCGGCTGCCGCTTGTGAAGAGCATCAATGTCAGCGGGCACAAGTACGGCCTCGTCTACCCCGGCGTCGGGTGGGTGATATGGCGCAACAAGGAGGACCTGCCCGACGAGCTCATCTTCCACATCAACTACCTCGGCGCCGACCAGCCAACCTTCACGCTCAACTTCTCCAAAG GGTCCAGTCAAATCATCGCGCAATATTACCAGTTTCTTCGGCTAGGTTTCGAG GGGTACAAGAATGTGATGGAGAACTGCATGGAGAGCGCCAGGACGCTCCGGGAGGGGCTCCTGCGCACGGGGCGTTTCGACGTCATCTCCAAGGAAGACGGCGTGCCGCTGGTGGCCTTCACCTTCAGGGGCATCAGGGACGGCTCGCTGGCGTTCAAGCTGTCGGCGAACCTGCGCCGGTTCGGGTGGATCGTGCCGGCGTACACGATGCCGGCGAACCTGGAGCACATGACGGTGCTCCGTGTGGTCGTCCGGGAGGACTTCGGCCGGCCGCTCGCCGAGAGGTTCTTGTCGCACGTGCGCATGGCGCTGAGCGAGCTGGACCTGGCGGCCAAGGGCCCCGTGCCCAAGATGAGGCTCACCATCGAGCTCGGCCCGGCCAGGAGCGCCGAAGAGGAGGCGTCCGTCAGGGTCGTCAAGAGGGACGCGGTGTCCGGCCACAGGAGCGTGTCGCTTGTTTCCGGGAAGACAAAGGGTGTGTGCTAG